One window of Cohnella hashimotonis genomic DNA carries:
- the cysK gene encoding cysteine synthase A, with amino-acid sequence MKKLVYQSVTELIGDTPAVRLNRLTGPDDAEVLVKLERFNPSGSVKDRAASSLIEDAEARGLIGPGSLIVEPTSGNTGIGLAMNAAARGYRLILVMPDNMSKERIDLLKAYGAEVVLTPASQRMPGAIREAQSIAAGTPGSFMPNQFENAANPDVHRRTTALEILEQTEGRLDAFVATAGTGGTITGTGEVLKARLPGLYVSVVEPAGSPVLSGGVPGPHKLVGTSPGFVPSILNTDVYDEIVQVTDDDAIDTMRRLAREEGILAGPSSGASVWAALQLARKLGKGKRVLCIAPDTGERYLSMDLF; translated from the coding sequence ATGAAGAAGTTGGTGTATCAGAGCGTGACGGAGCTGATCGGCGATACGCCGGCCGTTCGGCTTAATCGCTTGACCGGACCCGACGACGCGGAGGTGCTGGTCAAGCTCGAACGATTCAATCCGAGCGGGAGCGTGAAGGACCGGGCGGCGAGCTCGCTCATCGAAGACGCCGAAGCGAGGGGCTTGATCGGACCGGGATCGCTGATCGTCGAGCCGACGAGCGGCAACACGGGCATCGGTCTGGCGATGAACGCAGCGGCCAGGGGCTACAGGCTCATCCTCGTCATGCCGGACAATATGTCCAAGGAAAGAATCGACCTGCTGAAGGCTTACGGCGCCGAGGTCGTGCTGACCCCCGCATCGCAGCGCATGCCCGGAGCGATCCGGGAAGCGCAGTCCATTGCGGCGGGCACGCCAGGCAGCTTTATGCCGAACCAGTTCGAGAACGCCGCCAACCCCGATGTCCATCGCAGAACGACGGCGCTTGAGATACTGGAGCAGACGGAAGGAAGGCTGGACGCGTTCGTGGCTACAGCGGGCACGGGGGGGACGATTACCGGCACTGGCGAGGTACTCAAGGCCAGGTTGCCCGGCCTTTACGTGTCCGTCGTAGAGCCGGCCGGCTCTCCCGTGCTGTCGGGCGGCGTGCCGGGACCGCACAAGCTCGTCGGCACGAGCCCAGGCTTCGTTCCGTCCATCCTCAATACCGACGTCTACGATGAGATCGTTCAGGTGACGGACGACGACGCCATCGACACGATGAGGCGGCTGGCGCGCGAGGAAGGGATATTGGCGGGACCTTCGTCCGGCGCTTCGGTATGGGCTGCGCTCCAGCTCGCCCGCAAGCTCGGCAAGGGCAAGCGGGTGCTGTGCATCGCGCCAGATACGGGCGAGCGATATTTGTCGATGGATTTGTTTTAA
- a CDS encoding spore coat protein, with product MTPANQFMPDEDLAYTVLADLKRVTREYATAATESVCPTVRQQFTQLLNVTLQMQGELYTTMQSANMYNASSPTLRQEIDKNLKTYQDTQTKTQQFVQQTKQNAIPAWQQQQQNAQQQMQQH from the coding sequence ATGACGCCAGCAAACCAGTTTATGCCTGACGAGGATTTGGCTTATACCGTGCTCGCCGATCTGAAGCGCGTAACGCGCGAATACGCGACTGCGGCCACCGAGTCGGTCTGTCCGACCGTTCGCCAGCAATTCACGCAGCTGCTGAATGTGACGCTGCAGATGCAGGGCGAATTGTACACCACGATGCAATCTGCCAACATGTATAACGCCTCCTCGCCGACGCTGCGGCAGGAGATCGACAAGAACCTGAAGACGTATCAGGACACCCAAACGAAGACGCAGCAATTCGTGCAGCAAACGAAGCAGAACGCGATCCCGGCTTGGCAGCAGCAACAGCAAAACGCCCAGCAGCAAATGCAGCAGCACTGA
- a CDS encoding Lrp/AsnC family transcriptional regulator, whose translation MNEFKLKILDLLKEDARLSASTIATMLGADEVEVSAAIAEMERDHVIVKYATVVNWSKVDDEKVTALIQVECTPERGRGFESIAERIYLYPEVKSVYLMSGAYDLQVEIEGKTLKEVASFVSNKLSTIESVIATKTFFILKKYKQDGIIFEEFEGDQRLLVSP comes from the coding sequence ATGAACGAATTTAAGTTGAAGATTCTGGATCTGCTCAAGGAAGACGCGAGATTGTCCGCTTCGACCATCGCTACGATGCTTGGGGCGGACGAAGTCGAAGTGTCTGCCGCCATCGCGGAGATGGAGCGGGACCATGTAATCGTGAAGTACGCTACGGTTGTGAATTGGAGCAAGGTAGACGACGAGAAAGTGACGGCGCTCATTCAAGTCGAGTGCACGCCGGAGCGCGGACGGGGCTTCGAGAGCATCGCGGAGCGCATTTATCTGTATCCCGAGGTCAAATCGGTATACCTTATGTCGGGCGCGTACGACTTGCAGGTGGAGATCGAAGGCAAGACGCTTAAGGAAGTCGCTTCGTTCGTCTCCAACAAGCTGTCGACCATCGAATCCGTTATCGCGACCAAGACCTTTTTCATTCTCAAAAAATATAAACAGGACGGGATTATCTTCGAGGAGTTCGAGGGTGATCAGCGCCTGCTCGTTTCTCCTTGA
- a CDS encoding aminotransferase class I/II-fold pyridoxal phosphate-dependent enzyme: protein MITNQQTRGKESTQGMNRYLSAGARAIPPSGIRRFFDLVSASKDGSIISLGVGEPDFVTPWHIRDAAVYSLEKGKTQYTSNAGMLELREEIASYLNKQFNLQYEPGNEVLVTIGGSEAIDLAIRALVEPGDEVLIPEPCYVPYNPITALGGGVAVGIETFAKDGFRLTEEGLRAAITPRSKLLILSYPSNPTGAIMSYEDMLPIARLVEEHDLIVVSDEIYAELTYGSKHVSFASLPGMKDRTILVSGFSKAFAMTGWRMGYACGHSELIGAMLKIHQYTVMCAPIMGQVAALEALKNGMEEMYRMVESYNQRRRLVVQGFRDIGLDCHEPQGAFYVFPSIESTGLSSEEFSMRLVRDAKVAAVPGHVFGSGGEGFIRCSYASSVAQLTEALERIGQFVRQLK, encoded by the coding sequence ATGATTACGAACCAACAGACGCGCGGCAAGGAATCGACCCAAGGGATGAATCGTTATTTGTCCGCCGGCGCGCGCGCCATCCCGCCGTCCGGCATCCGCAGGTTTTTCGATCTGGTCAGCGCCAGCAAGGACGGCAGCATCATCTCGCTGGGCGTGGGCGAGCCGGACTTCGTGACGCCGTGGCATATTCGCGACGCAGCGGTCTATTCGCTTGAAAAGGGCAAGACGCAGTATACGTCCAACGCGGGCATGCTGGAGCTGCGCGAAGAGATAGCTTCCTATTTGAACAAGCAGTTCAATCTGCAATACGAGCCAGGCAACGAAGTGCTCGTGACGATCGGCGGCAGCGAAGCGATCGACCTTGCGATCCGGGCGCTCGTCGAGCCGGGGGACGAGGTGCTGATCCCCGAGCCTTGCTACGTTCCGTACAACCCGATCACGGCGCTCGGCGGCGGCGTTGCCGTCGGCATCGAGACATTCGCCAAGGACGGCTTCCGGCTGACGGAGGAGGGCTTGCGCGCAGCGATCACGCCGCGTTCCAAGCTGCTGATCCTTTCTTATCCTAGCAATCCGACGGGCGCGATCATGAGCTACGAGGATATGCTGCCGATCGCAAGACTCGTCGAGGAGCACGATCTGATCGTCGTGTCCGACGAGATCTACGCAGAGCTGACCTACGGTTCCAAGCACGTCAGCTTCGCCTCCTTGCCAGGCATGAAGGATCGTACGATACTGGTGAGCGGCTTCTCCAAGGCGTTCGCGATGACGGGTTGGCGCATGGGTTACGCTTGCGGCCATTCCGAATTGATCGGCGCCATGCTGAAGATCCATCAGTATACCGTTATGTGCGCCCCGATCATGGGGCAGGTCGCCGCGCTAGAAGCGCTGAAGAACGGCATGGAAGAAATGTACCGCATGGTCGAGTCCTACAACCAGAGAAGAAGGCTCGTCGTTCAAGGCTTCCGGGATATCGGCCTGGACTGCCACGAGCCGCAAGGCGCGTTTTACGTTTTCCCTTCGATCGAGTCGACCGGCCTGTCGTCCGAGGAATTTTCCATGCGGCTCGTGAGGGACGCGAAGGTCGCGGCCGTGCCCGGACACGTGTTCGGCAGCGGGGGAGAAGGCTTTATCCGGTGTTCCTACGCATCCTCCGTCGCCCAATTGACCGAGGCGCTGGAGCGTATCGGACAGTTCGTTCGGCAGCTAAAATAG
- a CDS encoding aspartyl-phosphate phosphatase Spo0E family protein — MATASNHSLDSAQPATWVSARNAYSEAGASPSYNDRSLIEEIDLLRRRMTETFLREDSFTAEPVMEISRMLDVKINEYMRLSYHAR; from the coding sequence ATGGCGACAGCAAGCAATCATTCTTTGGATTCGGCTCAGCCCGCAACGTGGGTGTCGGCCAGGAATGCCTACAGTGAAGCCGGTGCGTCTCCCTCTTATAACGACCGAAGCCTCATCGAAGAAATCGACTTGCTCAGGCGCCGCATGACGGAGACCTTCTTGCGGGAAGACTCCTTCACCGCGGAGCCCGTCATGGAGATCAGCCGCATGCTTGACGTGAAGATCAACGAATACATGAGACTCAGCTATCATGCCCGTTAA
- a CDS encoding bifunctional adenosylcobinamide kinase/adenosylcobinamide-phosphate guanylyltransferase, producing MLLLVTGGTGSGKSAYARQLAESLGREAIGFNCPAWPQIDANPAGKAGAVSNTLAADAFADVKHASGRHGFAWTELPADGSCAQTLTRVNLDSNPYRAERRALVLDSLSGWLRHRVLEDRPGEGEEERVSAEAGKLLGALLAFEGVVIVVTEEATAGLASEPRERAFIKLLAESNRRLAAASHTIYRLSFGIAEAIRGERI from the coding sequence ATGCTCCTGTTGGTAACCGGCGGCACCGGATCGGGCAAATCGGCTTATGCCAGGCAGTTGGCGGAGTCGCTGGGACGGGAGGCGATCGGCTTCAACTGTCCGGCGTGGCCGCAGATTGACGCCAACCCGGCGGGAAAGGCGGGCGCCGTATCCAATACCCTTGCCGCGGACGCGTTCGCGGACGTCAAGCATGCTTCCGGACGGCACGGCTTCGCATGGACCGAGCTGCCCGCAGACGGCTCCTGCGCGCAGACGCTGACACGCGTCAATCTGGACTCGAATCCTTACCGTGCCGAGCGAAGGGCGCTGGTGCTGGACAGCCTGTCAGGCTGGCTGCGGCATCGCGTGCTCGAAGACCGTCCGGGCGAAGGGGAGGAAGAGCGCGTGTCTGCCGAAGCGGGCAAGCTGCTCGGCGCGCTGCTGGCGTTCGAGGGCGTCGTCATCGTCGTGACCGAGGAGGCGACCGCGGGTCTGGCCTCGGAGCCGCGCGAGAGAGCCTTTATCAAGCTGCTGGCCGAATCCAACCGGAGACTGGCCGCGGCTTCGCATACGATCTACCGTCTGTCGTTCGGGATCGCCGAGGCGATCCGGGGCGAACGGATCTGA
- a CDS encoding cob(I)yrinic acid a,c-diamide adenosyltransferase has product MKLYTRTGDKGTTSVIGGKVNKDDERVEAFGTIDELNAFVGQAAATAGTGAEKTADAANEPPGGIRAFQVRLLEELTVIQHELFDCGSDLSYAEPQPEQLKVKSELVERLEAWIDRHEAGNPPIARFILPGGTATAAALHVCRTVCRRAERAVVTLAATGRPCPPEVAKYLNRLSDYFFAAARAANAKAGVQDVEYERGAAVFRRIGKEL; this is encoded by the coding sequence ATGAAGCTGTATACGAGAACCGGCGACAAAGGCACGACTTCGGTCATCGGCGGCAAGGTAAACAAGGACGACGAGCGGGTGGAGGCTTTCGGGACGATCGACGAGCTTAACGCGTTCGTCGGCCAGGCTGCGGCTACTGCAGGGACGGGAGCGGAAAAGACGGCGGATGCAGCAAACGAACCTCCGGGGGGAATCCGTGCGTTCCAAGTCCGGCTGCTCGAGGAACTGACCGTCATCCAGCACGAGCTGTTCGACTGCGGCTCGGATCTGTCCTACGCTGAGCCTCAGCCTGAACAGCTCAAGGTCAAGTCCGAGCTGGTGGAGCGGCTTGAGGCCTGGATCGACCGCCATGAGGCGGGCAATCCGCCGATCGCGAGGTTCATTTTGCCGGGCGGTACGGCGACGGCCGCCGCGCTGCATGTCTGCCGCACCGTCTGTCGACGGGCGGAGCGCGCCGTCGTGACTTTGGCGGCGACGGGCAGGCCGTGTCCGCCAGAAGTCGCAAAGTATCTCAACCGGCTGTCGGATTACTTTTTTGCGGCGGCGCGCGCCGCCAACGCCAAGGCAGGCGTGCAGGACGTCGAATACGAGCGGGGAGCGGCGGTTTTCCGCCGCATCGGCAAGGAGCTATAG
- a CDS encoding RluA family pseudouridine synthase: MEWERTEGYYKPLVHVADERDEGRMLRDVLRSRVGISRRLWTKLKASEEGVTVNGNAVFSSFILSAGDIVALRMAEESSDDILPQPMALDIVHEDDDLLVLNKPAGVIVHPTTGHYANTLANGVVHYWRERGERCRFRPVNRLDEDTSGLVIVAKHPYAQQQLSAQMTAGTVLKQYRAYAYGRPPADEGEVNAPIGRVPEDPHRRAVREDGQPSLTYYSLSEAYPCGASALDIRLGTGRTHQIRVHMGAIGCPLVGDAYYADPAWMRTPLAGALSCAIGRQALHAAQLAFRHPVTGAETKLEAPLPADLRELERVLRELPSRLDVL, from the coding sequence ATGGAATGGGAACGCACGGAAGGGTATTACAAACCGCTCGTACACGTTGCGGACGAGCGGGACGAAGGCCGTATGCTGCGTGACGTACTTCGCAGCCGGGTCGGGATCTCGCGGCGGCTGTGGACGAAGCTGAAGGCTTCGGAAGAAGGCGTGACCGTGAACGGGAACGCGGTTTTTTCCAGTTTTATTTTATCGGCCGGCGACATCGTGGCGCTGCGGATGGCGGAAGAGTCCTCGGACGACATTCTGCCGCAGCCGATGGCGCTCGATATCGTGCATGAGGACGATGACCTGCTCGTGCTTAACAAGCCTGCGGGCGTCATCGTCCACCCGACGACCGGCCATTACGCGAATACGCTTGCGAACGGCGTCGTGCATTACTGGCGGGAGCGCGGCGAGCGCTGCCGGTTCCGACCGGTCAACCGGCTGGACGAAGATACGTCCGGCCTCGTGATCGTCGCCAAGCACCCGTACGCGCAGCAGCAGCTGTCCGCCCAGATGACGGCCGGCACGGTGCTCAAGCAGTACCGCGCCTATGCCTACGGACGTCCGCCTGCGGACGAGGGCGAGGTGAACGCGCCGATCGGCCGCGTGCCCGAAGACCCGCACAGGCGGGCCGTCCGGGAGGACGGTCAGCCTTCGCTTACGTACTACTCGCTGTCCGAAGCTTACCCTTGCGGCGCGAGCGCGCTGGACATCAGGCTCGGCACGGGCAGGACGCACCAGATTCGCGTGCATATGGGCGCGATCGGATGCCCGCTCGTCGGCGACGCCTATTACGCCGATCCGGCCTGGATGCGCACGCCGCTCGCCGGCGCGCTGTCCTGCGCGATCGGCAGGCAGGCGCTCCATGCGGCGCAGCTGGCGTTCCGTCATCCGGTGACGGGCGCCGAGACGAAGCTCGAAGCGCCGCTGCCCGCGGACCTTCGCGAGCTGGAGCGCGTCCTGCGCGAGCTTCCGTCGCGTCTGGACGTCCTTTGA
- a CDS encoding Spx/MgsR family RNA polymerase-binding regulatory protein, translating into MSKKLTVYQYPSCDTCRKAIKTLQGEGHELDLIHIKESPPSVEELRKLVADSGLAIGKWFNTAGDVYRSLGLKDRMAKLSDDEKLELLAGNGMLIKRPVVSDGRKATVGYREEELKRAYAE; encoded by the coding sequence ATGTCTAAAAAGTTGACCGTTTACCAATACCCGTCTTGCGATACCTGCCGCAAAGCGATCAAAACGCTGCAGGGCGAGGGACATGAACTGGATTTGATTCATATCAAGGAGTCTCCGCCGTCCGTCGAGGAGCTGCGCAAGCTGGTCGCGGACAGCGGACTTGCGATAGGCAAATGGTTCAATACGGCGGGCGACGTCTACCGGTCGCTGGGCCTGAAGGATCGCATGGCGAAGCTGTCCGACGACGAGAAGCTCGAGCTGCTCGCGGGCAACGGCATGCTGATCAAGCGGCCGGTCGTCTCCGACGGACGCAAGGCGACCGTAGGCTACCGCGAGGAGGAGCTGAAGCGTGCCTATGCCGAATGA
- a CDS encoding site-2 protease family protein: MPNDGREHEEKLDDRKLADGGQERLTDAGDGMGTDQPQANPPGPDLPTPKPIDPNAPPVPPTHGDEERVDTPEEGGRRKGGGGSWAAIGAVLAFLLGKGKAALLLFLKFGKPLISMAITVGAYAIIYPWSFAVGFVALIFVHEMGHVWVAKRKGLPVTAPVFIPFLGAAIMMKRNPKDAATEADIALGGPYLGTAAAFVCYGIGVYTDSPVWHMLAYVGFFLNLFNLVPVRPLDGGRIASAVNRWIWLAGVVIGPFIIWYTHSVIFILIWVWFLFTTYRKFKAKKGEGPVHVAEGVYQAKADPALPDWFYRGSSHLRELPYTAYCKLDGQHMVEFEWEALSFKGELPIDQAILIRRVYAHQLEGPDAEQNLTLKVRVEGNVYEPDNYYEVKSRDRWRIGSLYIGLIVVLVYMMWVIQEAGWTNPAQ; the protein is encoded by the coding sequence ATGCCGAATGACGGCCGGGAGCACGAAGAGAAGCTGGACGATCGGAAGCTTGCGGACGGCGGACAGGAAAGGCTGACGGATGCGGGCGACGGGATGGGCACTGACCAGCCTCAAGCCAATCCGCCCGGCCCCGACCTGCCGACCCCGAAGCCGATCGACCCGAACGCGCCGCCCGTTCCGCCGACGCATGGCGATGAGGAGCGGGTCGACACCCCGGAAGAGGGCGGCCGGCGCAAAGGGGGCGGCGGATCGTGGGCGGCGATCGGCGCCGTGCTCGCTTTTTTGCTGGGCAAGGGCAAGGCCGCGCTGCTGCTGTTCCTGAAGTTCGGCAAGCCGCTGATCTCGATGGCGATCACGGTCGGTGCCTACGCCATTATTTATCCATGGTCGTTCGCCGTCGGATTCGTAGCACTCATCTTCGTTCACGAGATGGGTCATGTATGGGTCGCGAAGCGAAAAGGCTTGCCGGTGACGGCGCCGGTGTTCATTCCTTTTCTCGGTGCGGCCATCATGATGAAGCGCAATCCGAAGGACGCGGCGACCGAGGCCGATATTGCGCTCGGAGGTCCGTATTTGGGCACGGCCGCAGCCTTCGTCTGTTACGGAATCGGCGTCTATACGGACAGCCCCGTTTGGCATATGCTGGCGTACGTCGGTTTTTTCCTCAACCTGTTTAACCTCGTTCCGGTCCGTCCGCTTGACGGCGGCAGAATCGCTTCGGCCGTGAACCGCTGGATCTGGCTCGCGGGCGTCGTTATCGGTCCGTTCATCATCTGGTACACGCATAGCGTTATTTTTATCCTGATCTGGGTGTGGTTCCTGTTCACAACCTACCGGAAGTTCAAGGCGAAGAAAGGCGAAGGCCCGGTTCACGTCGCCGAAGGCGTCTATCAGGCTAAGGCGGATCCCGCGCTGCCGGACTGGTTTTACCGCGGTTCCAGCCATTTGCGCGAGCTGCCGTATACAGCCTATTGCAAGCTGGACGGCCAGCATATGGTCGAGTTCGAATGGGAGGCGCTGTCCTTCAAGGGTGAGCTGCCGATCGACCAGGCGATTCTTATCCGGCGCGTCTACGCCCATCAACTCGAAGGCCCGGACGCCGAGCAGAACTTGACGCTGAAAGTGCGGGTCGAAGGCAATGTCTATGAGCCGGACAACTATTACGAAGTAAAAAGCCGCGACAGATGGCGGATCGGAAGCTTGTACATCGGTCTGATTGTCGTACTGGTCTATATGATGTGGGTCATTCAAGAAGCAGGCTGGACGAACCCGGCGCAATAA
- a CDS encoding aminotransferase class I/II-fold pyridoxal phosphate-dependent enzyme, protein MNRQAWRSDRLDRLGSAIFSEVAGWKAAARSAGLDVIQLDIGSPDRPPAMGIRERLAAASLRPELYRYPGTEGSSAFRQKAAEWFKHRFGVALEPEREILSLMGTQDGLAHLALAVTNPGDAALLPDPGYPVYQAGLAVAGVETVPLPLTAERGYLPDFEAIPDDVWAKVKFMLLSYPSNPTAAVADLSFFKEAVAFAKRRGVLLVHDNAYSEMAFDGFKPPSVLEVPGAKEIAIEFHSLSKSFHLAGARIGFAVGNPEVLDSLRALKNNIDFGVFLAVQEAAVEALELDLNAPDPVAPEYECRRDAFISAMAEAGWTIPAPRGSMFAWAPVPAGWSSRELARSMLEHVGVAVIPGNAFGALGEGYVRFALVEPEERLREAAARIGRFLRERVPSE, encoded by the coding sequence ATGAATCGGCAAGCTTGGAGATCGGATCGGCTGGACCGTCTGGGTTCGGCTATTTTTTCGGAGGTGGCCGGATGGAAGGCCGCAGCCCGCTCCGCGGGGCTCGACGTCATTCAGCTTGATATCGGCAGTCCGGACAGGCCGCCCGCAATGGGGATTCGCGAGCGGCTGGCCGCGGCGAGCCTGCGGCCCGAGCTTTACCGCTATCCGGGCACGGAGGGCAGTTCCGCGTTTCGCCAGAAGGCCGCGGAATGGTTCAAGCACCGTTTCGGCGTCGCCCTCGAACCAGAAAGGGAGATACTCTCGCTTATGGGAACGCAGGACGGGCTGGCCCATCTGGCGCTAGCCGTGACGAATCCGGGAGATGCGGCGCTGCTGCCCGACCCGGGCTATCCCGTCTATCAGGCCGGCCTGGCCGTAGCCGGCGTGGAGACCGTGCCGCTGCCGCTGACGGCGGAGCGCGGCTACCTGCCTGACTTCGAGGCGATCCCGGACGACGTCTGGGCCAAAGTCAAGTTCATGCTCCTCAGCTATCCGAGCAATCCGACCGCAGCAGTCGCCGACCTGTCCTTCTTCAAGGAAGCGGTAGCCTTCGCGAAGCGGCGCGGCGTTCTGCTCGTGCACGACAACGCCTACAGCGAGATGGCGTTCGACGGCTTCAAGCCGCCGAGCGTGCTGGAGGTGCCCGGAGCCAAGGAGATCGCGATCGAGTTCCATTCGCTGTCCAAGTCGTTCCATCTGGCCGGCGCGCGCATCGGCTTTGCGGTGGGCAATCCCGAAGTGCTGGACAGTCTTCGCGCTCTGAAGAACAATATCGACTTCGGCGTATTTCTCGCCGTGCAGGAAGCGGCCGTCGAAGCGCTGGAGCTGGACTTAAACGCGCCCGACCCCGTCGCGCCCGAGTACGAGTGTCGCCGGGACGCCTTCATCTCGGCGATGGCCGAGGCAGGCTGGACGATTCCGGCGCCGCGAGGCTCGATGTTCGCCTGGGCGCCGGTGCCGGCAGGCTGGAGCTCGCGCGAGCTCGCAAGATCCATGCTCGAGCATGTCGGCGTGGCGGTCATTCCCGGCAACGCGTTCGGCGCGCTCGGCGAAGGCTATGTGCGTTTCGCGCTTGTCGAGCCCGAGGAGCGGCTGCGCGAAGCGGCAGCCCGCATCGGGCGATTTTTGCGGGAGCGCGTTCCATCCGAATGA
- a CDS encoding 5'-3' exonuclease yields MNGNDQRVLLVDGMAILFRAYFATSYTGYIRKTKAGLPTNAVHGFVQYFFDAIKTFRPTHVVCCWDMGSSTFRTEQFGAYKGNRPEPPLELIPQFDLVKEVVAEMGVLNVGMRGFEADDCIGTLAAALCADAEVYVLTGDHDLLQLVSERVKVVIMKKGKLNYAVYDLDTLMSERQLTPEQIVDLKAFMGDTSDNYPGVPGIGEKTAHKLLLEYRSVEGVLDNLDKLAKGVRAKIEANLELLHLSRELAKIRLDAPIACTLDECVLEIRREAATRKFEELEFGGLYKLLGAAELLGRAEAAAAMEDPFAEPDVLQAELTFAEADAKLRSFGS; encoded by the coding sequence ATGAATGGCAACGATCAAAGAGTGCTGCTGGTCGACGGCATGGCGATCTTATTCAGGGCCTACTTTGCGACCTCCTATACCGGATACATCCGCAAGACGAAGGCCGGACTGCCGACCAACGCGGTCCACGGCTTCGTACAATACTTTTTCGATGCGATCAAGACGTTTCGTCCTACGCACGTCGTCTGCTGCTGGGACATGGGGAGCTCGACCTTCAGGACGGAGCAGTTCGGCGCTTACAAGGGCAACCGCCCGGAGCCTCCGCTGGAGCTGATTCCGCAGTTCGACCTGGTCAAGGAAGTCGTCGCGGAGATGGGCGTCCTTAACGTTGGCATGCGCGGCTTCGAGGCGGACGATTGCATCGGCACGCTCGCTGCGGCGCTCTGCGCGGACGCCGAGGTGTATGTGCTTACCGGCGACCATGACCTGCTGCAGCTCGTATCGGAACGTGTGAAGGTCGTTATCATGAAAAAAGGCAAGCTCAATTATGCGGTATACGATCTGGACACGCTGATGAGCGAGAGGCAGTTGACGCCTGAGCAGATCGTCGATCTGAAAGCGTTCATGGGAGATACGAGCGACAATTACCCGGGCGTGCCCGGCATCGGCGAGAAGACGGCGCACAAGCTGCTGCTCGAGTATCGGTCCGTCGAGGGTGTGCTGGACAATCTCGACAAGCTGGCCAAAGGCGTTCGCGCCAAGATCGAGGCGAACCTGGAGCTGCTGCATCTTTCGCGCGAGCTGGCCAAGATTCGCCTGGACGCGCCGATCGCTTGCACGCTGGATGAATGCGTGCTGGAGATCAGGCGCGAAGCGGCGACGCGCAAGTTCGAGGAGCTGGAGTTCGGCGGCTTGTACAAGCTGCTGGGCGCGGCGGAATTGCTCGGCCGAGCCGAGGCTGCGGCGGCCATGGAGGATCCGTTTGCGGAGCCCGATGTTTTGCAGGCTGAGCTCACGTTTGCCGAAGCCGATGCCAAGCTCCGATCGTTCGGTTCATAG
- a CDS encoding DUF3055 domain-containing protein codes for MEMADFDFLSDSTEQTSTRFVTFVSPGLNRFDLAIVTTNRFYGKKLVVDMQSGRSGVLAYDDLEEEGVIASVFRLEEEAAAELSQFLALVLGEVHFTD; via the coding sequence ATGGAAATGGCAGACTTCGATTTTCTTTCGGACAGTACCGAGCAGACGTCCACGCGCTTCGTGACCTTCGTGTCTCCGGGATTGAACCGCTTCGACTTGGCGATTGTGACGACAAACCGATTTTATGGCAAAAAGCTTGTCGTCGACATGCAGTCCGGCCGCAGCGGCGTGCTCGCTTACGACGATCTGGAGGAAGAAGGCGTCATCGCGTCCGTCTTCCGTTTGGAGGAAGAAGCGGCAGCCGAGCTGTCCCAGTTTTTGGCGCTTGTTCTCGGCGAGGTTCATTTTACGGACTGA